A genomic window from Acidobacteriota bacterium includes:
- the hslU gene encoding ATP-dependent protease ATPase subunit HslU, with protein sequence MVIYLSGDVEAQPRLDEMTPREIVNELNKYVVGQHAAKRAVAIALRNRVRRKKLPADMAQDVMPKNIIMIGSTGIGKTEIARRLAKLSNSPFYKVEASKFTEVGYVGRDVESIIRDLLDMGIDLVREEKIKEVEEKARHNAEERLLDLLLPRNRSTEDSPDIGFPTASEQTDHLERTREKFRQQLREGRLNSRMVEIEVQERNNPGHFEIYTPQGIEEMDINLRDMFPNMFGSRPKKKSLNVEEALQYLTEEEQQKLIDLDQVARLAIERVESSGIVFLDEIDKVAGREGGQGPDVSREGVQRDLLPIVEGTTVNTRYGMVKTDHILFIAAGAFHVSKPSDLIPELQGRFPIRVELQPLTIDDFKRILVEPKNSLVSQYKALLGTEEIDLSFTDDAIDAIARFAFSVNEQTEDIGARRLHTIMEHLLDEYSFEGPDLKDKDVVINAEYVTKQLAEIVKNEDLSRYIL encoded by the coding sequence ATGGTTATTTATTTATCAGGAGATGTAGAAGCGCAACCCCGACTCGATGAGATGACGCCGCGAGAAATCGTCAACGAGTTGAACAAATATGTTGTCGGGCAACACGCCGCCAAACGCGCCGTTGCCATCGCTTTGCGTAATCGTGTGCGCCGTAAAAAACTACCGGCGGATATGGCGCAAGACGTCATGCCCAAAAATATCATCATGATTGGTTCAACCGGCATCGGAAAAACCGAAATTGCCCGACGCCTCGCCAAATTATCGAATTCGCCATTCTATAAAGTTGAAGCGTCAAAATTCACAGAGGTCGGCTATGTCGGGCGCGATGTCGAATCGATCATTCGCGACCTGTTGGATATGGGCATCGACCTGGTACGCGAAGAAAAGATTAAAGAGGTCGAAGAGAAAGCCAGGCACAATGCCGAAGAGCGTCTACTTGATTTGTTGTTGCCGCGCAATCGTTCCACTGAAGACTCGCCCGACATCGGCTTTCCCACGGCATCCGAACAAACCGACCATCTTGAACGCACTCGCGAGAAATTCCGTCAGCAACTCCGCGAAGGCCGTCTCAATTCGCGCATGGTTGAAATCGAAGTGCAGGAGCGCAACAACCCCGGTCATTTTGAAATCTACACCCCACAGGGCATCGAAGAGATGGACATCAATTTGCGCGATATGTTCCCGAATATGTTCGGCTCGCGCCCCAAGAAAAAAAGCCTCAATGTCGAAGAAGCCCTACAGTATTTAACCGAAGAAGAACAGCAGAAATTGATTGACCTCGATCAAGTTGCGCGGCTGGCGATTGAGCGCGTCGAATCTTCAGGCATCGTCTTTCTTGATGAAATCGATAAGGTCGCGGGGCGCGAAGGCGGGCAAGGACCCGATGTTTCGCGTGAAGGGGTGCAGCGCGATCTGCTCCCCATCGTTGAAGGCACCACCGTCAACACCCGTTACGGCATGGTGAAAACCGACCACATCCTGTTCATCGCGGCTGGCGCATTTCACGTTTCCAAACCTTCGGATTTGATTCCTGAACTACAGGGACGTTTCCCGATTCGCGTCGAACTGCAACCCTTAACCATCGACGATTTCAAACGCATTCTGGTGGAGCCGAAAAATTCACTGGTCAGTCAATACAAAGCGTTGCTCGGCACCGAAGAGATTGATTTAAGCTTCACAGACGACGCCATCGATGCCATCGCGCGTTTCGCGTTTTCCGTAAACGAACAGACCGAAGACATCGGCGCGCGACGTTTGCACACGATTATGGAACACTTGCTTGATGAATATTCTTTTGAAGGTCCCGACCTCAAAGACAAAGACGTGGTCATCAACGCCGAATACGTCACCAAACAACTCGCTGAAATCGTCAAAAACGAAGACCTCAGTCGCTACATTCTGTAA
- a CDS encoding fibronectin type III domain-containing protein, which yields MPFAFCLFFSACGKPGNPIPPARLTERATDLAAIQRGAKILLTWSLPPLNKKETDANHIARVDVYRLTERPDEAPVLDAVEYETDAEIIGVLDRATIEAQAQTVGNLQFTDSINPNQARANLRLRYAVRYVNKRGQQAAFSNTVALELVAVVAAPPGNLQATNKGQGEVLIEWAPSATNVDGSTPSAVAGYNLYRVKANRKLDRGKPLNDEPLTDSRFIDRTFQYKTEYAYVVRALSQGRNGLIESADSEVVNFTPIDSFAPSTPEPVSIASANGTISLFWPSSTESDVVGYFIYRAESEAADEMSWVKLNAQPVKETTFQDMRVTIDKKYFYRVSAVDTFQNQSPPSIIVSETAHP from the coding sequence TTGCCTTTTGCCTTTTGCCTTTTCTTTTCGGCTTGCGGCAAGCCCGGAAATCCCATTCCGCCCGCGCGCCTTACGGAACGCGCCACAGACCTTGCGGCTATTCAACGCGGCGCGAAAATTTTACTGACCTGGTCGTTGCCGCCGCTCAACAAAAAAGAGACAGACGCCAACCACATCGCCCGCGTTGATGTTTATCGTTTAACCGAACGACCTGATGAAGCGCCCGTGCTTGACGCCGTCGAATATGAAACCGACGCGGAAATCATCGGCGTTTTAGACCGCGCCACCATCGAAGCGCAGGCGCAAACTGTCGGCAATCTGCAATTCACCGATTCCATCAATCCCAATCAAGCGCGCGCCAACCTGCGGTTGCGTTACGCCGTGCGCTATGTCAATAAACGCGGGCAACAGGCAGCATTTTCCAACACCGTGGCGCTCGAACTTGTCGCGGTGGTTGCCGCGCCGCCAGGCAATTTGCAGGCGACCAACAAAGGTCAAGGCGAAGTGTTGATCGAATGGGCACCTTCGGCAACCAATGTCGATGGTTCAACCCCTTCGGCAGTGGCTGGCTATAACCTTTATCGCGTCAAAGCCAATCGCAAACTCGACCGCGGCAAACCGCTCAATGACGAACCGCTAACCGACTCGCGGTTTATTGACCGAACATTCCAATATAAAACCGAATATGCCTATGTCGTTCGCGCTTTATCACAGGGTCGCAATGGACTCATTGAAAGCGCCGATAGCGAGGTGGTGAACTTCACCCCCATCGATAGCTTTGCGCCGTCAACCCCTGAACCGGTATCCATCGCTTCGGCAAACGGCACCATCAGCCTGTTCTGGCCCTCGTCAACGGAATCGGATGTTGTCGGTTATTTCATTTATCGAGCCGAATCGGAAGCTGCGGATGAAATGAGTTGGGTAAAATTAAACGCCCAACCGGTGAAGGAAACCACCTTTCAAGATATGCGGGTCACGATTGATAAAAAATATTTCTACCGTGTCAGCGCCGTCGATACCTTTCAAAATCAAAGCCCGCCTTCAATCATCGTCAGTGAAACCGCGCATCCTTGA
- a CDS encoding phosphodiester glycosidase family protein, which produces MKRRLTTLTRCLFIFWLASFVHAQEFRIVRQGIEHGQITRGVKSADGATGPWVINLLRVDLRKADIRLQHAMDEAVGLETTSSMAARYGAVAAINAGFFTTSGTYRGDAAGVLKVNGKLLSEPALNRVAVGFVNERHTTEIIFGHLQFDGSVETLRGKHQLNGINRQRGANELMLFTPEFHRTTLTTPEGVEIIVRRNRIAQIKDRQGSSIIPADGYVLSASGAARDWALRNLRVGERLRIRTELVAVEKAQSEKWRRAEFVVGGVPQLIKDGRIEITHEQENIRANFVTDRHPRTAIAKLKDGRLLLMTVDGRQPGYSAGMGLRQLAEILLEFGAIEAINLDGGGSTTMVVEGKVVNKPSDATGERAVSDALLIVERGYRIQDSGVRITMKAER; this is translated from the coding sequence ATGAAAAGACGCTTAACCACCTTGACGCGGTGCCTGTTCATTTTTTGGCTCGCGTCATTTGTCCACGCGCAGGAATTTCGCATCGTGCGCCAGGGCATCGAGCATGGGCAAATCACTCGCGGCGTCAAATCTGCCGATGGCGCGACCGGTCCCTGGGTGATTAATTTGCTCAGGGTTGATTTACGAAAAGCCGACATCAGATTGCAGCACGCGATGGATGAAGCCGTAGGGCTTGAAACCACTTCGTCGATGGCGGCGCGTTACGGAGCGGTTGCCGCTATCAACGCGGGATTTTTTACGACCAGCGGAACCTACAGAGGCGATGCCGCAGGGGTTTTGAAAGTCAATGGCAAACTGCTAAGCGAACCGGCGCTGAATCGGGTTGCGGTTGGTTTCGTGAATGAACGTCACACCACCGAAATCATCTTCGGGCATTTGCAGTTTGATGGCAGCGTTGAAACTTTACGCGGCAAACATCAACTGAACGGCATCAATCGTCAACGCGGCGCAAATGAACTGATGCTCTTCACGCCGGAATTTCATCGCACTACCCTGACGACCCCTGAGGGCGTGGAAATCATCGTTCGCCGAAATCGCATTGCGCAAATCAAAGACCGGCAGGGCAGTTCGATTATCCCTGCCGATGGCTATGTGCTTTCGGCAAGCGGCGCGGCGCGCGATTGGGCTTTACGGAATTTGCGCGTCGGAGAGCGGCTTCGCATACGCACAGAACTCGTCGCGGTTGAAAAAGCTCAAAGTGAAAAATGGCGGCGCGCTGAATTTGTGGTTGGTGGGGTGCCGCAACTCATCAAAGACGGGCGCATTGAAATTACTCATGAGCAGGAAAACATTCGCGCCAATTTCGTTACCGACAGGCATCCGCGCACCGCGATTGCCAAATTAAAAGACGGGCGCTTGTTGCTGATGACGGTGGATGGCAGACAACCGGGTTACAGCGCCGGAATGGGGCTCAGACAACTGGCGGAAATCCTGTTGGAATTTGGCGCAATCGAAGCGATAAACTTGGATGGCGGCGGTTCGACGACGATGGTGGTCGAAGGCAAAGTGGTCAACAAACCTTCGGACGCCACGGGCGAACGCGCCGTGAGTGATGCGCTACTGATTGTTGAGAGAGGATACAGGATACAGGATTCAGGAGTTAGGATAACGATGAAGGCGGAACGATGA
- a CDS encoding alpha-amylase family glycosyl hydrolase, translating to MKIYEINTRVHCSHFEQITDSELTYLKELGFEAIWLMGVWKISKAAIAISKIYADDFEGSPYALPDYKINPKLGGKKAFMELVSRAHAVGLKVLVDFVSNHMAIDCAWIKSHPEFFLRSNPKVRKQNTGDFFYHKSGEVFAFGRDPYFPPWHDTAQLDYTNPKLRAYLIKTLKRISRMADGIRCDMAMLVLRDYFRQQWYPLASDDWFEARFPQEFWGEAIHAVKSENPEFIFIAESYWDKEPALLELGFDVAYEKKLYDALVDRNAALVTTRLVRDIDALHKSVYFIENHDEERAAGLFDHHYNLAVAALILALPGSALIHEGQMEGRRERLPVQRLRPLTDETDDFALKSAYHQILRATCHEAFAKGDFQLFNSDIYGVVSFSRTLEDRTVIYLGQISDAWHQLNSVPLNLTAAAKLHHPQNEIKVTNLLNSHSKYLQPHNGHFHVLLSELAVEDGTRFALLEIADVDTSPVESSENVQEGIKIEEADFIHHLLKAVRMRHISRLAII from the coding sequence TTGAAAATATACGAAATCAACACCCGCGTTCACTGCTCACACTTCGAGCAAATAACTGATTCAGAATTAACTTACCTAAAAGAACTGGGCTTTGAAGCCATCTGGTTAATGGGGGTTTGGAAAATCAGCAAAGCCGCTATCGCCATCTCGAAAATTTATGCTGATGATTTTGAAGGGTCTCCTTACGCATTACCGGATTACAAAATTAACCCGAAGCTTGGTGGCAAAAAAGCTTTTATGGAGTTAGTAAGTCGCGCCCATGCTGTCGGGTTAAAGGTGCTGGTTGATTTTGTATCGAATCACATGGCGATTGATTGTGCCTGGATTAAATCGCACCCCGAATTTTTCCTGCGCAGCAATCCCAAGGTGCGCAAACAAAATACCGGCGATTTTTTCTATCACAAATCCGGTGAAGTTTTCGCCTTCGGACGCGACCCCTATTTCCCGCCCTGGCACGACACCGCGCAACTTGATTACACCAATCCGAAATTGCGCGCCTATTTGATTAAAACCCTAAAGCGCATCTCGCGCATGGCAGATGGCATCCGTTGCGATATGGCAATGCTCGTGCTTCGCGACTATTTTCGCCAGCAATGGTATCCGCTGGCTTCCGATGACTGGTTTGAAGCGCGTTTTCCGCAAGAGTTCTGGGGCGAAGCGATTCACGCCGTAAAGTCCGAGAACCCCGAATTCATCTTTATTGCCGAAAGCTATTGGGATAAAGAGCCTGCCCTTCTTGAATTGGGATTTGATGTCGCATATGAAAAGAAATTGTATGACGCGCTCGTTGACCGCAACGCCGCGCTGGTGACGACGCGACTGGTGCGCGATATTGACGCGCTGCATAAATCGGTCTACTTCATTGAAAATCATGATGAAGAACGCGCCGCAGGACTTTTCGACCATCATTATAACCTTGCTGTCGCAGCATTGATTCTTGCGCTTCCCGGTTCGGCACTCATTCACGAAGGGCAAATGGAAGGACGCCGCGAGCGCCTCCCCGTTCAACGATTGCGCCCGCTTACTGACGAAACCGACGACTTTGCCTTAAAGTCCGCTTATCACCAAATACTCAGAGCCACTTGCCATGAAGCCTTCGCCAAAGGTGACTTTCAATTATTCAACAGCGATATTTACGGCGTCGTTTCATTTTCCAGAACTCTGGAAGACCGAACCGTCATTTATCTCGGACAAATTTCCGATGCCTGGCATCAGTTGAATTCCGTACCCTTGAATCTCACAGCCGCAGCCAAACTGCACCACCCGCAAAATGAAATCAAGGTTACCAACCTGCTCAATTCACATTCAAAATATCTGCAACCACACAACGGGCATTTTCATGTGTTGCTTAGCGAACTCGCCGTAGAAGATGGGACGCGGTTCGCTTTACTGGAAATCGCTGATGTCGATACATCACCTGTTGAAAGCAGTGAGAATGTGCAAGAGGGGATAAAGATTGAAGAAGCAGATTTCATACATCACCTGTTGAAAGCGGTAAGAATGCGCCATATCAGTCGTTTAGCCATCATTTGA
- a CDS encoding glycosyltransferase family 39 protein → MSEQSNHSVTEEQQFIGNLQSTPAIFILCVIALSAVVVLPFFWMGKSSDGRRWYEGAPPVQERDDVPAPVQIGMPETHDMAVHFDQMRSFYVGLASGVAYPRWEEDTNRGFGAPTMTYYSPAIYYLTSFFYKLTGDWRTTLICVVLLIMLASAGALYLYARRTLSPVASAMATIIYVIAPYHLIDQYQRGAIAELMSFIWMPLILYFIDRLLEEQSTEPEPSTSHTSKTFSSFRLFALVGLAASYGAMLWSHVPTTFQFSLALGVMTPLLAWLRRDWRGLIWIGAAIFLGVGLAAAYLYPAVTEQHLIRSDLLNGDIPYETTYLFSQTGNGFENFSRFSELLNHTWFFNLAIILIAITIFFAYRQVTGVSQAIKFQVWVWLSAGLLASFLMLSVSDFIRKAIPKFDIGVFSWRMLSISTLVAALVVGVIAQMAVQHRSIDKQRRLLIYGFLAACMLSSAGFSLVRVILPMRDFQYFVSRKEHLNRIMLPKDVPILPRQLPVINPAELIKPSGEIAIETWEPHYRKLKVNVPESNQLVIRTFDFPGWTTTLDNQPASLSKMKDFGAIVVNIPAGSHQIELRFLDTKVRWTGKLVNGCAVAVALLLVGWGYKQQWAQGKIVNRKGDEQPVDIPEMVK, encoded by the coding sequence GTGTCTGAGCAATCAAATCATTCGGTGACAGAAGAGCAGCAATTTATTGGCAATCTGCAATCAACACCGGCGATATTCATTTTGTGTGTGATTGCGCTATCGGCAGTCGTGGTCTTGCCATTTTTCTGGATGGGCAAATCCAGTGACGGGCGACGCTGGTATGAGGGCGCGCCGCCGGTTCAGGAGCGCGATGATGTGCCAGCGCCTGTACAAATAGGCATGCCGGAAACCCATGATATGGCTGTGCATTTCGATCAGATGCGCTCCTTTTATGTGGGGTTAGCGTCCGGAGTTGCCTATCCCCGGTGGGAAGAGGATACCAATCGCGGATTTGGCGCGCCGACGATGACCTACTATTCTCCCGCCATTTATTACCTGACTTCATTCTTTTATAAGCTCACAGGCGATTGGCGCACGACCTTAATATGCGTTGTGCTGTTGATTATGTTGGCATCGGCGGGCGCTCTATATCTTTATGCGCGGCGAACGCTTTCACCGGTGGCTTCGGCAATGGCAACCATCATTTATGTGATAGCGCCGTATCACCTGATAGACCAATACCAGCGCGGCGCGATAGCAGAGTTAATGAGCTTTATCTGGATGCCACTGATTCTCTATTTCATAGACCGATTGCTTGAAGAACAATCTACTGAGCCGGAACCATCAACATCCCATACATCCAAAACGTTTTCGTCATTCAGGCTGTTTGCCCTCGTAGGGCTTGCGGCGAGCTACGGAGCGATGTTGTGGTCGCACGTGCCGACAACTTTTCAATTCTCACTGGCGCTGGGGGTGATGACGCCATTGCTTGCCTGGCTGAGACGCGATTGGAGAGGATTAATATGGATTGGCGCAGCCATATTTTTAGGCGTCGGACTGGCTGCGGCTTATCTCTATCCGGCTGTAACGGAACAACATTTAATCCGCTCGGATTTGTTGAATGGCGATATCCCTTACGAAACAACCTATCTTTTTTCTCAAACTGGAAACGGGTTTGAAAATTTCAGCCGCTTTTCCGAGTTGCTGAACCATACCTGGTTTTTCAACCTTGCCATTATTCTTATTGCAATCACCATATTTTTTGCTTATCGCCAGGTGACGGGCGTTTCGCAGGCAATTAAATTTCAAGTATGGGTGTGGTTGAGCGCAGGGCTGCTGGCAAGCTTTCTGATGCTGTCGGTTTCGGATTTTATCAGGAAAGCGATTCCTAAATTTGATATAGGTGTCTTTTCCTGGCGAATGCTTTCAATTTCAACGCTGGTTGCCGCATTGGTTGTCGGGGTTATCGCGCAGATGGCGGTTCAACATCGTTCAATAGACAAACAGCGACGCTTATTGATTTATGGATTCCTGGCAGCTTGCATGCTAAGTAGCGCGGGGTTCAGTCTGGTGCGGGTTATATTGCCGATGCGGGATTTTCAATATTTCGTATCGAGAAAAGAGCATCTCAACCGGATTATGTTACCGAAAGATGTGCCGATACTGCCGCGTCAGTTGCCGGTCATTAACCCTGCAGAATTGATTAAACCTTCGGGTGAAATCGCCATAGAGACCTGGGAGCCACACTATCGCAAATTAAAAGTGAATGTGCCGGAAAGCAATCAACTGGTGATTCGCACATTCGATTTTCCAGGTTGGACAACCACACTCGATAACCAGCCGGCAAGCCTTTCAAAAATGAAAGACTTTGGCGCAATTGTGGTCAATATACCTGCGGGTTCACATCAAATCGAGTTGAGATTTCTGGATACAAAAGTGAGATGGACGGGTAAACTTGTCAATGGGTGTGCGGTTGCCGTTGCTTTGCTGCTGGTGGGTTGGGGATATAAACAACAGTGGGCACAGGGAAAAATCGTAAACCGGAAAGGCGATGAGCAACCGGTGGATATTCCGGAAATGGTAAAATAG
- the hslV gene encoding ATP-dependent protease subunit HslV: MQQNHLNPEPTNKIRSTTILSVRKDGKVAVAGDGQVSLQNTVMKGKARKVRRLYNDKVIAGFAGSTADAFTLFARFEAKLEQYHGQLQRAAVELGKEWRTDKYLRNLEAMLIVADANTSLLISGGGDVIEPDDGILAIGSGGPFALSAARALLRKTNLSAREIAEESMKIAGEVCIYTNNNITIEEI; the protein is encoded by the coding sequence ATGCAGCAGAATCATTTAAATCCTGAACCCACAAATAAAATTCGCAGCACAACCATTCTATCGGTTCGCAAAGATGGCAAAGTTGCGGTTGCAGGCGACGGACAAGTCTCTTTGCAAAATACCGTCATGAAAGGCAAAGCGCGTAAAGTTCGCCGCCTTTACAACGATAAAGTCATTGCCGGTTTTGCCGGCTCGACCGCCGATGCCTTCACCCTGTTTGCGCGCTTTGAAGCCAAGCTCGAACAATATCACGGACAACTGCAACGCGCTGCCGTTGAACTTGGCAAAGAATGGCGCACCGATAAATACCTGCGCAATCTCGAAGCCATGTTGATTGTCGCTGATGCCAATACTTCGCTATTGATTTCTGGCGGCGGCGATGTCATCGAACCCGACGACGGCATTTTAGCCATCGGTTCCGGCGGACCCTTTGCGCTTTCTGCGGCGCGCGCCTTACTGCGTAAAACCAATTTGTCAGCCAGAGAGATTGCCGAAGAATCAATGAAAATCGCCGGGGAAGTTTGTATCTATACGAATAACAATATTACGATTGAAGAGATTTAA
- a CDS encoding histidine phosphatase family protein: MKTLLLLRHAKSDWDDPRLRDIERPLAKRGERDAPRMGKALKEKGIKPDFVYCSPAMRARQTLERFTQAAGIDAEIQFEQNIYEAASAELIKLVRHLPNERQCVLMVGHNPGFETLLSRLIGESRVMPTAALGCVTFDIDRWEDVEDGQGKLKWFLIPKALD; the protein is encoded by the coding sequence ATGAAAACTTTATTACTGCTGCGCCATGCGAAATCGGATTGGGACGATCCGAGATTGCGCGATATTGAACGACCGCTCGCCAAACGCGGGGAGCGTGATGCGCCGCGAATGGGCAAGGCATTAAAAGAGAAGGGCATTAAACCGGATTTCGTTTATTGTTCTCCGGCAATGCGGGCGCGACAAACCCTGGAACGCTTTACGCAAGCGGCGGGCATCGATGCGGAAATTCAATTTGAGCAAAATATTTATGAAGCCGCTTCGGCGGAACTGATTAAACTGGTGCGCCATCTGCCAAATGAACGTCAGTGTGTGCTGATGGTCGGGCATAATCCCGGATTTGAAACCTTGCTGTCGCGGTTGATTGGCGAATCGCGGGTGATGCCGACGGCGGCGCTTGGTTGTGTGACGTTTGACATTGACAGATGGGAAGATGTTGAAGATGGGCAGGGGAAACTCAAGTGGTTTTTAATTCCCAAGGCGCTCGATTGA
- a CDS encoding YfhO family protein: protein MHIKKTDFVAMFKRHQRQFIWLMVAMVPALYALKGVFSLSSVFFVRDLGSYFYPHHLWIRRAVLAGELPLWNPDSGSGYATVADPSLQLFFLPTLPFRFLLPESVGFNFMVVFPFVCAAIGTFVFLKRRVSLQSAALGSIVFSISGPLLSSANSLNPSTTAALIPWLLLATDKLIESYSRLKLCALGGLFALGVFAGQPDILIWEVLLVLFYAAFSQAGNLKDWRALLKREGLVIGSGGLGLLLSAVQILPLLDVMRRSHRASGAMLDGWSIHPLNLFEMMMPGIFSSPLIPSSHLHPWLYQLNSGREPYLMSIYLGITTLIVALVGVARGEPRRWTKFWAFAFLVAGFLALGNFTPVYSGLRVIFPLLNFFRYPAKLTIFMAFAVAMLAALGFDAIKVLTERLATGIKIWRVPVGFAAIITVFAATLTVLSIGFPDITGQLLNVVATRLGLNQTTGALSDMVAELKQAAPRLLGLASCSVLLLLIGVSQKSRATLARVALFAVIVFDLLITNASINPTIELSQIREPDWVAAVRQHPTARIFVDDQSGISPAPVSAQFNFYLPPDMSLSMADALYHKEIPYNAIKYGLRDAVIVDVTKLRAAEYTQLIKLFRAKDGESRTRFLQRTGVRYFLQPEPPAGQFRLIQPVPIFATDKMALYECPNALARVSVVQEAEIEPNLTAQFDKLFTADFDAAKTVLLDKTPPAAVGIANEANAASATIIEDGNSHLSIRASAPEGGAYLLLRDSYDPNWQVEVDGASAPLLRANGLYRAVRFAQGEHTIRFTYRPTPLFYGAAISLLTALLLTVLVWREWRKAKVTDASITKENPVIAEPEPVFTRQASE, encoded by the coding sequence ATGCACATAAAAAAAACCGATTTTGTCGCAATGTTTAAGCGCCATCAGAGGCAATTTATCTGGTTGATGGTGGCTATGGTTCCGGCGTTGTACGCTTTGAAGGGCGTTTTCAGCCTATCCAGCGTCTTTTTTGTCCGGGATTTGGGCAGCTATTTTTACCCGCATCACTTATGGATACGACGTGCCGTGCTGGCTGGGGAACTGCCTTTGTGGAATCCGGATTCAGGTTCCGGGTATGCAACAGTTGCTGACCCTTCCTTGCAATTATTCTTTTTGCCGACGCTGCCTTTTCGGTTTTTATTGCCGGAATCGGTCGGCTTTAATTTTATGGTGGTTTTCCCATTCGTGTGCGCGGCAATCGGCACCTTTGTTTTTTTGAAGCGTCGGGTTTCTTTGCAATCGGCAGCCCTTGGCAGTATCGTCTTTTCGATTTCCGGGCCATTGCTCTCTTCCGCCAATAGCCTCAACCCTTCGACCACCGCAGCATTGATTCCGTGGTTGCTGTTGGCGACAGATAAATTAATTGAAAGTTATTCGCGGTTAAAACTGTGCGCCCTTGGTGGACTGTTTGCCTTGGGGGTTTTTGCCGGTCAGCCGGATATACTGATTTGGGAAGTGCTGCTGGTTTTGTTTTACGCCGCATTTTCGCAGGCAGGTAATTTGAAGGATTGGCGGGCGCTGCTTAAACGCGAAGGACTGGTCATTGGCAGTGGCGGTTTAGGATTATTATTATCGGCGGTTCAAATTCTTCCGCTGCTTGATGTGATGCGACGTTCACACAGAGCCTCGGGCGCGATGCTTGATGGCTGGTCTATTCATCCGTTGAATCTCTTTGAAATGATGATGCCGGGCATTTTCAGCAGCCCGCTCATTCCGTCATCGCATCTACACCCCTGGCTTTATCAACTCAACAGCGGACGCGAACCCTACCTGATGTCCATCTATCTGGGCATTACTACTTTGATTGTGGCGCTGGTTGGCGTGGCACGCGGCGAGCCGCGACGCTGGACGAAGTTCTGGGCATTCGCCTTTCTGGTGGCTGGGTTTTTGGCGCTGGGCAATTTTACGCCGGTTTATAGCGGCTTGCGTGTCATCTTCCCGCTTTTGAATTTCTTTCGTTACCCGGCAAAGTTGACCATATTCATGGCATTTGCCGTTGCTATGCTTGCCGCGCTTGGTTTTGACGCAATCAAGGTATTAACCGAACGCCTGGCAACCGGAATCAAGATTTGGCGTGTGCCCGTAGGGTTTGCGGCAATCATTACGGTTTTCGCCGCGACCTTGACCGTACTGAGCATAGGCTTTCCGGACATCACCGGGCAATTACTGAATGTTGTCGCGACTCGCTTGGGATTGAATCAGACGACCGGAGCCTTGAGCGATATGGTTGCTGAGTTGAAACAAGCAGCTCCCCGTCTCTTGGGATTAGCAAGCTGTTCGGTCTTGCTTTTGCTGATTGGTGTATCACAAAAGAGCCGCGCAACGCTTGCGCGAGTTGCGCTCTTCGCCGTCATTGTTTTTGATTTGCTGATTACCAATGCGTCAATCAATCCGACTATTGAACTGTCGCAGATTCGCGAACCCGATTGGGTCGCAGCCGTTCGGCAACATCCGACCGCCAGAATTTTTGTTGATGATCAATCCGGTATTTCTCCTGCGCCGGTATCCGCGCAATTCAATTTTTACCTGCCGCCGGATATGTCTTTATCGATGGCAGATGCGCTCTATCACAAAGAGATTCCCTATAACGCTATAAAATATGGTTTGCGTGACGCGGTGATCGTGGATGTTACGAAACTGCGGGCGGCGGAATATACGCAATTGATCAAGCTGTTTCGCGCCAAGGATGGCGAATCGCGAACCCGCTTTTTGCAACGAACCGGGGTGCGCTATTTTTTGCAACCCGAACCGCCAGCCGGTCAGTTTAGGCTCATTCAACCGGTGCCAATTTTTGCGACGGATAAAATGGCGCTCTACGAATGTCCCAATGCGCTTGCGCGTGTCTCAGTGGTTCAGGAAGCCGAAATTGAACCGAACCTGACGGCGCAATTTGATAAACTCTTTACCGCCGATTTCGATGCCGCAAAAACCGTTCTGCTTGATAAAACCCCACCGGCTGCGGTTGGCATAGCGAACGAGGCTAACGCCGCCTCGGCAACGATTATCGAAGATGGAAATTCGCATTTGAGTATTCGGGCGAGCGCCCCGGAAGGTGGTGCATATTTATTGTTGCGCGATTCTTACGACCCGAACTGGCAGGTTGAAGTGGATGGCGCAAGCGCCCCGCTGTTGCGCGCTAACGGCTTATACAGAGCTGTGCGATTTGCTCAGGGCGAACATACCATTCGTTTTACCTATCGTCCGACGCCGCTTTTTTATGGTGCGGCGATTTCCTTACTGACGGCATTGCTGCTGACCGTTCTGGTGTGGCGCGAATGGCGGAAGGCGAAGGTGACAGACGCCTCTATCACCAAGGAAAATCCAGTTATCGCCGAGCCGGAACCGGTTTTTACCCGGCAAGCCAGCGAATAA